A stretch of the Arthrobacter sp. PAMC 25486 genome encodes the following:
- the araA gene encoding L-arabinose isomerase, with translation MSLQLNNSLSGYEVWFLTGSQNLYGEETLRQVAEQSAEVVRTLEESSEIPVRVVFKDVLKDSESIRRAALDANANDKVIGLIAWMHTFSPAKMWIRGLTELNKPLLHLHTQANEALPWADIDFDFMNLNQAAHGDREFGYIQSRMGISRKTVVGHVSNPLVRDKIGTWTRAAAAVAQVRTLKLARFGDNMRNVAVTEGDKTEAEIRFGVSVNSWSVNELVEAVDAASEADVDALIDEYLRLYNVAPELHPGAARHESLRYGAKVELGLRSFLEAGDFGAFTTNFEDLGGLRQLPGLAVQRLMADGYGFGAEGDWKTAVLIRAAKVMGEGLPGGASLMEDYTYHLVPGQEKILGAHMLEVCPSLTATKPSLEVHPLGIGGREDPVRLVFDADPGAGVVVAMSDMRERFRLTANKVEVVPLDEPLPNLPVARAVWKPLPDFATSAAAWLEAGAAHHTVMSTAVGIEAFEDFADIVQAELLVIDEDTTQRGFAREIRWNQAYYRLAQGF, from the coding sequence ATGTCTTTGCAGTTGAACAACTCCCTGTCCGGATACGAAGTCTGGTTCCTGACCGGAAGCCAGAACCTCTACGGCGAGGAAACCCTGCGCCAGGTGGCCGAGCAGTCCGCCGAAGTAGTCAGGACCCTGGAGGAATCCAGCGAGATTCCCGTCCGCGTGGTTTTCAAGGACGTGCTGAAGGACTCCGAGTCCATCCGCCGTGCAGCCCTGGACGCCAACGCCAACGACAAGGTCATCGGCCTCATCGCCTGGATGCACACCTTCTCACCAGCAAAAATGTGGATCCGCGGGCTCACAGAACTGAACAAGCCGCTGCTGCACCTGCACACCCAGGCCAACGAGGCGCTGCCGTGGGCTGACATCGACTTTGACTTCATGAATCTGAATCAGGCAGCGCACGGCGACAGGGAGTTCGGCTACATCCAGTCCCGCATGGGCATCAGCCGCAAAACGGTTGTGGGACATGTGTCTAACCCGCTGGTGCGCGACAAGATCGGCACCTGGACGCGTGCGGCAGCCGCCGTCGCACAGGTCCGCACACTGAAGCTGGCCCGTTTCGGCGACAACATGCGCAACGTTGCCGTCACTGAGGGCGACAAGACCGAGGCGGAAATCCGCTTTGGTGTGTCGGTCAACAGCTGGTCAGTCAACGAGCTGGTGGAGGCTGTTGATGCCGCCTCCGAAGCGGATGTTGACGCTCTCATCGATGAGTACCTGCGCCTGTACAACGTGGCCCCCGAACTCCATCCCGGTGCCGCACGCCACGAGTCACTGCGCTACGGTGCCAAGGTTGAACTGGGTCTGCGCAGCTTCCTGGAAGCCGGCGACTTTGGTGCGTTCACCACCAACTTCGAGGACCTGGGCGGCCTGCGCCAGCTCCCCGGACTGGCAGTCCAGCGCCTCATGGCAGATGGCTACGGCTTCGGCGCCGAGGGTGATTGGAAAACCGCCGTGCTGATCCGCGCGGCCAAGGTCATGGGCGAGGGCCTCCCCGGAGGTGCCTCACTCATGGAGGACTACACCTACCACCTGGTCCCCGGCCAGGAAAAGATCCTGGGCGCACACATGCTTGAGGTCTGCCCGTCGCTGACAGCCACCAAGCCCTCACTTGAGGTGCACCCGCTGGGCATTGGCGGGCGCGAAGATCCCGTGCGCCTAGTGTTCGACGCCGATCCCGGCGCCGGCGTGGTGGTGGCCATGTCCGACATGCGCGAGCGCTTCCGCCTCACCGCCAACAAAGTTGAGGTGGTCCCGCTGGATGAGCCGCTGCCCAACCTGCCCGTGGCCCGTGCCGTGTGGAAGCCGCTTCCCGACTTCGCCACCTCCGCCGCAGCCTGGCTGGAGGCGGGCGCAGCCCACCACACGGTCATGAGCACCGCCGTCGGAATTGAAGCCTTTGAAGACTTCGCCGACATTGTCCAGGCGGAACTCCTCGTCATAGACGAGGACACCACCCAGCGCGGGTTCGCCCGAGAAATTCGCTGGAACCAGGCCTACTACCGCCTGGCCCAGGGGTTCTAA
- a CDS encoding L-ribulose-5-phosphate 4-epimerase produces the protein MSHTSGTESAQTASPETVANIAAIREELCTLHAELVRYDLVVWTAGNVSARVPGEDLMVIKPSGIDYDALTPESMVVTDLHGTPMDGGWGNPELTPSSDTAAHAYVYRHMPEVGGVVHTHSSYATAWAVRGEAIPCVLTMMGDEFGGEIPIGPFALIGDDSIGRGIVETLSGSRSPAVLMQNHGPFTIGATARAAVKAAVLCEEVARTVHLSRELGTMLPIENAHIDRLHERYQNVYGQ, from the coding sequence ATGAGCCACACGTCCGGAACAGAATCAGCTCAAACCGCATCCCCGGAAACGGTGGCCAACATCGCCGCCATCCGTGAGGAGCTGTGCACCCTGCATGCCGAGCTGGTCCGCTACGATCTCGTGGTGTGGACGGCGGGCAACGTTTCAGCCAGGGTCCCCGGGGAAGACCTGATGGTCATCAAGCCGTCCGGGATCGACTATGACGCACTGACCCCCGAATCCATGGTGGTCACCGACCTGCACGGCACCCCCATGGACGGAGGATGGGGCAATCCTGAACTGACGCCGTCGTCCGACACGGCAGCGCACGCCTACGTCTACCGGCACATGCCCGAGGTGGGAGGGGTCGTCCACACCCACTCCAGCTACGCCACGGCGTGGGCCGTGCGCGGCGAAGCCATTCCCTGCGTGCTGACCATGATGGGCGACGAATTCGGCGGCGAAATCCCCATCGGCCCGTTCGCACTCATCGGCGACGACTCCATCGGCCGCGGCATTGTTGAGACACTGAGCGGTTCGCGCTCGCCGGCCGTGCTGATGCAAAACCACGGACCCTTCACCATCGGCGCCACGGCAAGGGCCGCAGTCAAGGCCGCCGTGCTGTGTGAGGAAGTGGCCCGCACAGTGCATCTCTCGCGCGAACTGGGGACGATGCTGCCCATTGAGAACGCACACATTGACCGTCTCCACGAGCGCTACCAAAACGTCTACGGACAGTAA
- the araB gene encoding ribulokinase, with translation MGTQESYVIGIDYGTLSGRAVVVRVRDGAELASAVVEYPHAVVERSLPGSAERLPPEWALQVPEDYRQVLKQAVPAAVAQAGIDPSAVVGIGTDFTACTMVPTTADGTPLCELPEFAAEPHAFVKLWRHHAAQPQAERINELARERKESWLPRYGGLISSEWEFAKGLQLLEEAPRAYEAMEHWVEAADWIVWQLTGNYVRNACTAGYKGIYQDGNYPSVDFLSGLNPGFGRFVVDKLEHPIGNLGDSAGGLSAQAAAWTGLTEGIPVAVGNVDAHVTAPAAKAVEPGQMVAIMGTSTCHVMSSGELREVPGMCGVVDGGIIPGLYGYEAGQSGVGDIFGWFIKNSVPESYHAKAAKRGVGIHEYLTALAERQNIGEHGLVALDWHSGNRSVLVDHELSGVVVGQTLATRPEDGYRALLEATAFGARVIVETFNAAGVPVTEFIVAGGLMKNQLLMQIYSDVLNLPLSTIGSNQGPALGSAIHAAVAAGRYPDIRAASQAMGRINRAVVSPIPENVDAYNALFAEYRLLHDYFGRGGNDVMHRLKAIARKAHKVVVEVAA, from the coding sequence ATGGGGACGCAGGAGTCTTACGTAATCGGCATTGACTACGGCACCTTGTCGGGGCGGGCGGTGGTGGTCCGGGTGCGCGACGGTGCCGAACTGGCATCCGCCGTCGTTGAGTACCCGCATGCCGTGGTGGAGCGGTCCTTGCCGGGATCCGCGGAGAGGCTGCCGCCTGAATGGGCACTGCAGGTCCCCGAGGACTACCGCCAGGTGCTCAAGCAGGCAGTACCAGCCGCCGTCGCCCAGGCAGGGATTGACCCGTCCGCCGTCGTCGGCATCGGTACGGACTTCACCGCCTGCACCATGGTCCCCACAACGGCTGACGGCACACCACTTTGCGAACTGCCGGAGTTCGCCGCTGAACCCCACGCCTTTGTGAAGCTGTGGCGCCACCATGCGGCCCAGCCGCAGGCGGAGCGCATCAACGAGCTTGCCAGGGAACGGAAGGAAAGCTGGCTGCCCCGCTACGGTGGACTGATTTCCTCCGAATGGGAATTCGCCAAGGGCCTGCAGCTGCTGGAGGAAGCTCCCCGAGCATATGAAGCCATGGAGCATTGGGTTGAAGCAGCCGACTGGATCGTCTGGCAGCTCACCGGCAACTACGTGCGCAACGCCTGCACTGCCGGATACAAGGGCATCTATCAGGACGGCAACTACCCGTCGGTGGATTTCCTCTCTGGGTTGAACCCCGGCTTTGGCCGCTTTGTGGTGGACAAGCTGGAGCACCCCATCGGGAACCTGGGCGATTCCGCCGGCGGACTCAGCGCCCAGGCAGCAGCCTGGACCGGGCTGACCGAAGGCATCCCGGTGGCAGTGGGCAACGTGGACGCCCACGTCACGGCACCCGCTGCCAAGGCGGTGGAGCCAGGCCAAATGGTGGCCATCATGGGCACCTCAACCTGCCACGTCATGAGCTCCGGAGAACTGCGCGAAGTGCCCGGCATGTGCGGGGTTGTGGACGGCGGGATCATCCCCGGACTGTACGGCTACGAAGCAGGGCAGAGCGGTGTAGGCGACATTTTCGGCTGGTTCATCAAGAACTCGGTACCCGAGAGCTACCACGCCAAGGCTGCAAAGCGCGGTGTTGGCATCCACGAGTACCTGACGGCACTAGCCGAGCGTCAAAACATTGGCGAACACGGCCTGGTTGCTTTGGACTGGCACAGTGGAAACCGCTCCGTGCTGGTTGACCACGAGCTCTCCGGAGTAGTTGTCGGGCAGACACTGGCCACCCGTCCGGAAGACGGCTACCGCGCACTGCTGGAAGCCACCGCCTTTGGTGCCCGTGTCATTGTTGAAACCTTCAATGCCGCCGGCGTCCCGGTCACGGAATTCATCGTGGCCGGCGGCCTCATGAAGAACCAACTGCTCATGCAGATCTACTCGGACGTGTTGAACCTGCCGCTGTCCACCATCGGCTCGAACCAGGGCCCCGCCCTGGGCTCCGCCATCCACGCCGCCGTAGCGGCAGGACGCTACCCGGACATCCGGGCAGCGTCGCAGGCCATGGGCAGGATCAACCGCGCGGTAGTGAGCCCCATCCCTGAAAACGTTGACGCCTACAACGCCCTTTTTGCCGAATACCGTCTGCTGCACGACTACTTTGGCCGCGGCGGCAATGACGTGATGCACCGGCTCAAGGCCATCGCACGCAAGGCCCACAAGGTTGTAGTGGAGGTGGCGGCATGA
- a CDS encoding LacI family DNA-binding transcriptional regulator — MAENVSSHPRPPVMEDVAAKAGVSHQTVSRVINNHPNVSAKTRTLVEAAIAELGYRRNTAARQLVTRRSETFGVVAHNMEHYGPSRILLGIQEAARTAGYSVNSVGLPDASQKAIIETVEYHLAHQVDALVVIAPQEEIVRAIEKLQPGVPLVAIGDIGAAGVQSVGVDQQRGGWLATQHLIELGHRNIAHIMGPADWLDAQARRRGWEAALSAAGLQTGPLLVGDWSAESGYRAGKKLIDDGECSAVFAGNDQMSLGVLRAAHERKLSLPRDLSVVGFDDSPESGFYYPPLTTVRQDFMELGRRCVAMILDGISGNDPLFSVRIQPHLTERASTGPKPAALARS, encoded by the coding sequence ATGGCAGAAAATGTTTCGTCGCATCCGCGGCCTCCCGTCATGGAGGACGTTGCGGCCAAGGCAGGGGTCTCGCACCAGACAGTCTCCCGGGTGATCAACAACCATCCGAACGTCAGCGCCAAGACCCGGACCCTGGTGGAGGCGGCCATCGCAGAGCTGGGCTATCGCCGCAACACCGCTGCCCGCCAGCTGGTCACCCGCCGATCGGAGACTTTTGGCGTGGTGGCCCACAACATGGAACATTACGGACCCTCCCGCATTCTGCTGGGCATCCAGGAGGCTGCCCGCACGGCCGGATATTCAGTGAACTCTGTGGGACTGCCCGACGCCAGTCAAAAGGCCATTATTGAAACAGTCGAGTACCACTTGGCACATCAGGTTGATGCGCTGGTTGTCATTGCCCCGCAGGAAGAGATTGTAAGGGCGATTGAGAAACTCCAGCCCGGTGTTCCGCTGGTGGCCATTGGTGATATCGGTGCTGCCGGGGTTCAAAGTGTTGGTGTTGACCAGCAGCGTGGTGGATGGCTGGCCACCCAGCACCTGATCGAGTTGGGACACCGGAACATCGCCCACATCATGGGCCCCGCTGACTGGCTGGACGCCCAAGCGCGGCGTCGGGGCTGGGAGGCTGCACTTTCTGCTGCTGGGTTGCAAACGGGGCCGCTGCTCGTGGGGGACTGGAGCGCCGAGTCCGGTTACCGCGCTGGCAAGAAGCTGATCGATGACGGCGAATGCTCGGCAGTTTTTGCCGGCAATGACCAAATGTCCCTGGGTGTGCTCCGTGCGGCACACGAAAGGAAGCTGAGCCTGCCGCGCGACCTGTCAGTGGTGGGCTTTGACGACAGCCCCGAGTCAGGCTTTTACTATCCGCCACTAACAACCGTTCGGCAGGACTTTATGGAACTGGGCCGCCGCTGCGTTGCCATGATTCTTGACGGCATTTCCGGAAACGATCCATTGTTCTCGGTGCGCATTCAGCCCCACCTGACCGAGCGGGCCAGTACCGGACCCAAGCCCGCGGCACTGGCCCGCAGCTAA
- a CDS encoding VOC family protein: MDWKLELIFVPVSDVDRAKDFYVNKVGFNADYDERPGGGIRFVQLTPPGSACSITIGEGLTDAPPGTAPMMQLVVSDIQAAHDQLAANGVEVSEVAVLDWGHFVYFADPDGNKWALQYLPNRPNG; encoded by the coding sequence ATGGACTGGAAATTGGAACTCATATTTGTGCCCGTATCCGATGTGGACCGGGCCAAGGATTTTTACGTGAACAAGGTTGGCTTCAACGCCGACTATGACGAGCGCCCTGGCGGCGGCATCCGCTTCGTGCAACTCACGCCGCCAGGGTCCGCCTGCTCGATCACCATTGGGGAAGGCCTCACCGACGCCCCTCCCGGCACCGCGCCCATGATGCAGCTGGTGGTCAGTGACATTCAGGCCGCCCACGACCAGCTCGCCGCCAACGGTGTTGAGGTCAGCGAGGTGGCGGTACTGGATTGGGGCCACTTCGTGTACTTCGCCGACCCCGACGGCAACAAGTGGGCGCTGCAATACCTCCCGAACCGTCCCAACGGCTAA
- a CDS encoding CueP family metal-binding protein, whose protein sequence is MTTPISRRSLFGTIGAAAAVLFIAGCSTAAPTPAESAADQSLITELGFEGMSAKDIITELDTLPVAERSTQLMASIRPAELILMDATKREAAVPMPADEFYVSVAPYVSQTHDCHFHSLTTCRGELANQDVAVTVTNDKTGEVLVEESLRTYDNGFMGLWLPRGIDATLTLGFDGKSATQSLSTKGNDDATCVTTANLS, encoded by the coding sequence ATGACCACCCCAATTTCCCGCCGTTCACTGTTTGGCACCATCGGAGCGGCCGCCGCCGTCCTGTTCATTGCCGGCTGTTCCACAGCTGCGCCGACCCCGGCAGAATCCGCGGCTGACCAGTCACTCATCACGGAGCTTGGCTTCGAGGGCATGAGCGCCAAGGACATCATCACCGAACTGGACACCCTGCCCGTGGCAGAGCGGTCGACGCAGCTGATGGCCTCGATCCGCCCGGCTGAGTTGATCCTCATGGACGCCACTAAGCGTGAGGCTGCCGTGCCCATGCCCGCCGACGAGTTTTATGTGTCGGTGGCCCCGTATGTGAGCCAGACGCACGACTGCCACTTCCACAGTCTCACCACGTGCCGGGGCGAACTGGCGAACCAGGACGTGGCTGTCACCGTCACGAATGACAAGACCGGCGAGGTCCTCGTGGAGGAGTCGTTGCGCACGTACGACAACGGCTTCATGGGCCTGTGGCTGCCACGCGGAATCGATGCCACCCTGACCCTTGGCTTTGACGGCAAGAGTGCCACCCAGTCGTTGTCGACCAAGGGCAACGACGATGCCACCTGCGTCACGACGGCGAATCTGAGCTAG
- a CDS encoding Fur family transcriptional regulator produces MARDEKQEVLAGRLRSAQLKVTAPRVAVLGILAGQGHLDAETITSAVAMELPKTSLQAVYGVLAALVSAGLVRKIEPAGSAALYETRVGDNHHHRVCLNCHTVEDVDCVIGESPCLTPSNMDGFAVQVAEITFWGICSTCQTTPATA; encoded by the coding sequence ATGGCAAGGGATGAAAAACAAGAGGTTCTGGCGGGCAGACTCAGGTCGGCCCAGCTGAAAGTGACGGCACCTCGAGTTGCCGTCCTCGGCATACTTGCCGGCCAGGGCCACCTGGATGCGGAGACAATTACCTCCGCCGTTGCCATGGAACTGCCGAAGACTTCCCTGCAGGCTGTCTACGGCGTGCTGGCGGCCTTGGTGTCCGCCGGGCTCGTACGCAAGATCGAACCGGCAGGCTCAGCGGCGCTCTATGAAACCCGCGTGGGCGACAACCACCACCACCGGGTCTGCCTGAACTGCCACACCGTCGAAGACGTGGACTGCGTCATCGGCGAAAGCCCGTGCTTGACGCCGTCGAACATGGATGGATTCGCCGTCCAGGTCGCAGAAATCACGTTCTGGGGCATCTGCTCCACGTGCCAGACCACACCGGCCACTGCATAA
- a CDS encoding NADP-dependent oxidoreductase has translation MRAFVIPHDGANIVELAEVPKPQIDDDEVLVRVRAVGVGIHDSYFFPPDVRYPFPIGIEAAGIVEEIGGRVTGYHPGDRIAYVSSMQPKGGTWAEFVAVSTDSLIIPIPAGMDFATAAAVPVAGNTVLRAFHALTAVPSGGSLFIAGGSGALGTFGIQLARQRHWRVGASASEVNHDYLRSLGAEMVVDYHDPDWTSQVRDWMPGGVDAAMAVQPGTAAETARVVKDCGQLIPISGDSAATERGVRLETMPYQVDVSDGTMQLMSDIEAGNVHVEIERVYPFEDALTALAKVQTRRARGKSVLRIA, from the coding sequence ATGAGGGCTTTCGTAATTCCGCACGACGGTGCCAACATCGTCGAGCTGGCCGAGGTCCCCAAACCCCAGATCGACGACGATGAGGTGTTGGTGCGTGTGCGCGCGGTCGGGGTTGGTATCCATGACTCCTATTTCTTTCCCCCTGACGTCCGGTATCCGTTTCCAATTGGCATTGAAGCGGCCGGCATTGTCGAAGAGATCGGCGGACGAGTTACTGGCTATCACCCCGGTGATCGCATCGCATACGTAAGTTCGATGCAGCCGAAAGGTGGCACGTGGGCAGAATTTGTCGCCGTGAGCACCGATTCGCTTATTATCCCAATCCCTGCCGGGATGGACTTCGCCACTGCGGCAGCAGTTCCCGTCGCAGGTAACACCGTCTTGCGGGCCTTCCACGCATTGACTGCTGTGCCCTCCGGAGGGTCGCTCTTTATCGCCGGAGGGTCGGGGGCGCTCGGGACCTTCGGAATTCAGCTCGCACGTCAACGTCATTGGAGGGTGGGTGCATCCGCGTCTGAGGTCAATCACGACTACTTGCGGTCACTGGGTGCGGAGATGGTGGTTGATTATCACGATCCCGACTGGACGAGCCAGGTCCGAGACTGGATGCCTGGAGGGGTCGACGCGGCGATGGCGGTGCAACCCGGGACCGCGGCAGAAACTGCCCGCGTGGTCAAGGACTGCGGGCAGTTGATTCCAATCTCGGGAGATTCCGCCGCGACTGAACGCGGTGTGCGGTTGGAGACGATGCCCTACCAGGTGGATGTTAGCGATGGAACGATGCAACTCATGTCGGACATTGAGGCTGGGAACGTGCATGTGGAGATTGAACGGGTGTACCCGTTCGAGGATGCTCTGACTGCCCTCGCTAAAGTGCAGACCAGACGTGCCCGAGGTAAAAGCGTCCTGCGCATCGCGTAA
- a CDS encoding Fic family protein, whose amino-acid sequence MTVSSLDTSVTPVSYDSICDFEEWVTLTVDTAEFERLQARLRGAQEASGRKDLHWAHDRILRATAFETGAVEDLYDEGATYSVAMETDGWEQELADSGDGAGQHFEDQLAAYLVIQELAAGVREQPLTEAEIREIHRPATSSQKTYKVWTPNGYQDREFVAGVYKTEPNQVNDRAGRTFYYAPVEDVPPEMARLVATMRSPRYAAAHPVIQCAYVHWAIAHVHPFADGNGRMARVISSLPLFTAFGIPLAIFSGRKKLYLQALEAADRHAHQEKADYVSSRAIETLSWLAELIESSNAEDEADGIVGNIGHLLKGDGVMLETARQAAIRLKAETSNVIERECARRFGGTKIRYQVTMEYVGGPIDKSYERRFIFGVPYVNDSEEVRIALSVDEVEQLSTSTSVQFGYTSTTGCPPLVVEHDAGTDDVYFNLEDCSPNLSVSAEMRIRTLASTVVVDATRKFERDLADVLKQHGRHHSDGV is encoded by the coding sequence ATGACTGTTTCTTCGCTGGATACTTCTGTCACGCCTGTCTCTTATGACAGCATTTGCGATTTCGAAGAGTGGGTAACCCTCACGGTTGATACCGCGGAATTTGAACGATTGCAGGCAAGACTTCGTGGTGCCCAGGAAGCGAGCGGGAGGAAGGACCTGCATTGGGCGCATGACCGGATCTTGAGAGCTACCGCGTTTGAAACTGGCGCCGTCGAGGATCTCTACGACGAGGGTGCGACTTATAGTGTCGCTATGGAGACAGACGGCTGGGAGCAGGAGCTGGCGGACAGTGGGGATGGAGCGGGACAGCATTTCGAAGATCAGCTCGCAGCCTACTTGGTCATTCAGGAACTGGCAGCGGGCGTCCGCGAACAGCCACTCACTGAAGCAGAGATACGAGAAATCCATCGGCCCGCGACGAGCTCCCAAAAGACGTACAAGGTCTGGACGCCTAATGGATACCAAGACCGCGAATTTGTGGCAGGCGTCTACAAGACTGAGCCCAACCAAGTGAATGATCGGGCTGGCCGAACTTTTTACTATGCGCCGGTAGAAGACGTTCCCCCCGAGATGGCGCGTCTCGTAGCGACGATGCGGTCGCCTAGGTATGCTGCCGCGCACCCTGTCATCCAGTGCGCCTATGTTCACTGGGCGATAGCGCACGTTCATCCGTTCGCGGACGGGAATGGACGCATGGCTCGCGTAATTTCCTCTCTCCCGCTGTTCACCGCGTTCGGTATACCACTGGCCATATTTTCTGGACGCAAAAAGCTGTACCTCCAGGCTCTGGAGGCGGCGGACAGGCATGCCCACCAGGAAAAAGCAGATTACGTCAGCTCCCGAGCCATAGAAACGCTGTCCTGGCTAGCAGAACTTATTGAGAGTTCCAATGCAGAGGACGAAGCAGACGGTATCGTGGGCAATATAGGGCACCTTCTGAAGGGCGACGGCGTGATGCTAGAAACGGCTCGCCAGGCGGCGATCCGGCTCAAGGCCGAGACGTCAAACGTAATTGAGCGAGAGTGCGCCCGGAGGTTTGGTGGCACGAAGATCCGGTATCAAGTAACGATGGAATACGTGGGTGGGCCCATTGATAAAAGTTATGAGAGGCGATTTATTTTCGGGGTACCTTACGTCAACGACTCGGAAGAAGTCCGCATAGCCTTGAGCGTTGATGAGGTCGAGCAGTTGAGTACGAGCACCAGTGTTCAGTTTGGGTATACGAGCACGACGGGGTGTCCGCCTCTCGTTGTCGAACACGATGCGGGTACTGACGACGTGTACTTCAACCTCGAGGACTGCAGCCCAAACCTCAGCGTGAGTGCGGAGATGCGGATTCGGACACTTGCGTCGACGGTTGTCGTGGACGCGACGCGGAAGTTCGAGAGGGACCTGGCAGACGTGCTGAAACAGCACGGTCGACATCATTCCGATGGAGTATGA
- a CDS encoding DUF4145 domain-containing protein, whose amino-acid sequence MAKNMSFGEAPFFHSTKFNCPSCRAFTGQEWSPIFVAKDGRQGPIIALLDPETEDDFFGEDPPDDAHWNVARCAGCSELTFWRGMDLAYPLAGSESLAEPHPALPKEAKGLLSEAIAVFPISRRASAALCRAALESLLKEVIAPTLEKKLNLSGLINSQAKRVTPELWKLLVAIRYVGNKTLHGADDSDESVRIYLDENEDYVPKMLIEAVNRLAVELIEAPMRTDAIYRSLPAEVRAGAEREIEKYGIEEESSTTD is encoded by the coding sequence ATGGCGAAGAATATGTCGTTCGGGGAGGCACCGTTTTTTCATAGCACTAAGTTCAACTGCCCGAGTTGCCGGGCATTTACGGGACAGGAGTGGTCCCCGATCTTCGTTGCGAAGGACGGACGTCAGGGGCCCATAATTGCACTTCTAGATCCCGAGACTGAAGATGATTTCTTTGGTGAGGACCCTCCGGACGATGCCCACTGGAACGTAGCGAGATGCGCCGGCTGCAGCGAGTTGACTTTCTGGCGCGGTATGGACCTTGCATATCCGCTGGCTGGCAGCGAGAGCCTTGCCGAGCCGCATCCCGCGCTGCCAAAAGAGGCAAAGGGGCTGCTGTCGGAAGCGATAGCTGTATTCCCGATCTCACGTCGGGCTTCAGCTGCGCTGTGCCGAGCTGCCCTGGAAAGCCTCCTCAAGGAGGTCATAGCACCAACCCTCGAAAAGAAGCTAAACCTTTCGGGTTTGATCAACTCACAGGCCAAAAGAGTGACCCCTGAGCTGTGGAAACTTTTGGTGGCCATCAGATACGTCGGCAACAAAACACTTCACGGCGCAGATGACTCTGACGAGTCGGTCAGGATCTACCTGGATGAGAACGAGGACTACGTCCCGAAGATGCTGATCGAAGCGGTCAACAGGCTGGCTGTAGAACTCATTGAGGCGCCCATGCGTACTGATGCTATTTATCGGTCCCTCCCCGCCGAGGTCCGCGCTGGGGCGGAACGGGAGATCGAAAAGTACGGCATCGAGGAAGAATCGAGCACCACCGACTGA